The DNA segment AGGACGCCAGGACGGCGAGTGGCGCGACGCCGGCCAGTGACGTCCAGAAGCCGGTGCTCGTCACGGAGGTGCCGATGCCGACGTACAGGACCGACCACGGCACCAGCCCCAGCGCGGTTCCGAGCAGGTAGGGCAGCAGCCGGACGCTGCTGAGGCCGGCCGCGTAGCTGACGACCATGAACGGCGCCACGGGCGCCATGCGCGCGGCAAGGACGGAGGCGAACCCCCGTGCGCCCACCCGGCGGTCGAGCGCGGCCAGCCGAGCACCGGCCAGGCGGGCCACGGCTTCCCGGCCGAGCCAGCGGCTCAGGGCGAAGCCGGCCAGTCCACCGAGCAGCCCGCCGCTCAGGGCCACCGCCAACCCTGCGGGGAAACCGACGACGGCACCCAGCAGCACGGAGATCGCCGATCGCGAGACGGGCGTCTGCAAGGCGAGGGAGACGCCCACGACAGCCACCAGCCAGCGCGCAGCACCTCCCTCGTCCAGCCAGGAACGCACCTCTGCGACGGTCGGCAGGTCGACCGACAGGGTCACTGCTGCGCCGGCGAGAAGGGCGAGGACGAAGGCACCGAGGCGCAGCCGCAGCCGCCGGGACAAACGGGGTTCTTGCGTCATCGCGAACCTGCGGGCGGTGACCCGACGGCCCAACCGTTGCGCCGCGCTGCCCGTCCACCGAGGCGTCGGAGCATCTGCGGATCACGTCCCCACCGTGACACGCCGCAGCCGACGGCAACGCAGAGCAGTGGCGACCCGCGCCAACGGGGAGGCGAGGAGGGACAGCGCCGCGACCGCCAGCACGGGCCCGTCGCCGGTGCGGGAGTACACGGTCATGCCGGTGCGCAGCGGCACGGTCGCGGTGAGCACCTCCGCAGTGCTGAGCCCGGTCTGCTCGACGACGAGTCCGTCGGGCCGCACGATCGCCGTGTACCCGGTCGGCGCGGCCTGCAGGACGGCACGGTCGAACTCGAGGGCGCGCATCCGTGCGGCGGCGACCTCGGTCGCAGGAACCTCCTCGGTCGTGTACGAGGCGGCGTTCGTCGGCACGAGCAAGATCTGACCGCCGGCCTCGACGGCGGCACGGATGCGGTCGGAGAAGAAGACCTCGTAGGAGATGACCACGCCCAGTGGACCGGCGGCGGTGCGCAGCAACCCCGGGCCGCGGCCCGGGGTCGCGTCCCGCGGCACCAGCGCCGTCATGTCCGACAGACTCTCGAGCAGCGCCCGGGCCGGGATGTACTCCCCGAAGGGCACGCGGTGGACCTTCTCGTAGCGGTCGACGATGCGCCCGGCCGGATCCCAGGCCACCGCCGCGTTGCGGAAGCGCTCGTCAAAGGACTCGCTCAGGCCGGCGACGACCGTGGCTCCGGTGCTCCGTGCCAGCTGAGCAACGCGCGCGGCCTCCGGCGTGTCGGCCACCGGGCCGGTGACACCGAGGCTGCTCTCGGGCCACAGCACCAGGTCGAGCCCAGGTGGCAGGTCCTCGCTGAGCAGGAACTGCCGCTCCGTGACGGCGTTGGCGTCACTGACCACGGCGGGGATGCCGCGCGGGCCACCGCCCTGGACCAGGGCCGCCCGTAGCGAGCCCGCCGAGGCGCCGTCCGGACCGGCCAAGAGGACCCCCACCGCGCTCGCCGCGACGAAGGCGGCGACGGTGAGGAGAGTGCGAACCCGCCGGCCGGCGGCGAGCACGGCGGTCGCCGCCGCTCCTGCACCGGTGGCCAGGCCGACGACGA comes from the Modestobacter italicus genome and includes:
- a CDS encoding TVP38/TMEM64 family protein, producing MTQEPRLSRRLRLRLGAFVLALLAGAAVTLSVDLPTVAEVRSWLDEGGAARWLVAVVGVSLALQTPVSRSAISVLLGAVVGFPAGLAVALSGGLLGGLAGFALSRWLGREAVARLAGARLAALDRRVGARGFASVLAARMAPVAPFMVVSYAAGLSSVRLLPYLLGTALGLVPWSVLYVGIGTSVTSTGFWTSLAGVAPLAVLASCALLAAWLWWRRHWPHATPHMGWRSTATRRAGLGDDLSTLPPERPDN
- the lnt gene encoding apolipoprotein N-acyltransferase, with the translated sequence MTAAGGPSAPVVEPSVSVPENRRRAKAGWLPSWTRLLAGIAAGVLLAGSMPPRTAWYLAPLGAAVLTWSLLGLAWRQRLVLGAMTGLAFFLPTLSWLTGFHPAGFAALLVLEVVLFAVAMLLVDARPARWWTVPAALVALEAVRARFPFGGFPIPGIALGQLDGPFVVAAPLGGSLLVVGLATGAGAAATAVLAAGRRVRTLLTVAAFVAASAVGVLLAGPDGASAGSLRAALVQGGGPRGIPAVVSDANAVTERQFLLSEDLPPGLDLVLWPESSLGVTGPVADTPEAARVAQLARSTGATVVAGLSESFDERFRNAAVAWDPAGRIVDRYEKVHRVPFGEYIPARALLESLSDMTALVPRDATPGRGPGLLRTAAGPLGVVISYEVFFSDRIRAAVEAGGQILLVPTNAASYTTEEVPATEVAAARMRALEFDRAVLQAAPTGYTAIVRPDGLVVEQTGLSTAEVLTATVPLRTGMTVYSRTGDGPVLAVAALSLLASPLARVATALRCRRLRRVTVGT